In the Duncaniella freteri genome, one interval contains:
- a CDS encoding RNA polymerase sigma factor produces MNIEDLVVKHAGWIRRKARRYYADEFDADDLASETIYKCLSQARKFNPGMSFKPWALAIMENTYITQYNRRRCVLFTGYDEYDPYTGNDYADQRASVNSILSIVRDCGRKSCCIECVLLYAKGYSYDEIAERIGIPVGTVKSRVSAGRKMLREALDG; encoded by the coding sequence ATGAACATCGAAGACCTTGTTGTAAAACACGCCGGATGGATACGACGAAAAGCACGAAGATACTATGCCGACGAGTTTGATGCCGATGATCTCGCAAGTGAGACCATCTACAAATGTCTGAGCCAAGCCCGGAAGTTTAACCCCGGAATGAGTTTTAAGCCGTGGGCATTAGCCATTATGGAGAACACCTACATTACGCAGTACAACCGCCGCCGTTGTGTTCTCTTTACCGGATATGATGAATATGACCCATACACGGGGAATGATTATGCCGACCAGAGAGCTTCTGTGAACAGCATCCTATCGATAGTCCGTGATTGCGGGCGTAAGTCATGTTGTATTGAGTGTGTTCTTCTATATGCCAAAGGATATAGTTATGATGAGATAGCCGAGAGAATCGGCATACCTGTCGGAACTGTCAAGAGCAGAGTTTCAGCCGGGCGCAAGATGCTCCGTGAGGCTCTTGACGGCTAA
- a CDS encoding SH3 beta-barrel fold-containing protein, whose amino-acid sequence MEKKNNFRVRVMKYAWQLWKATKQAWRICMIKAWQLYRLAKAMREGVVTFYYTKADGSIRKAVGTLRNVPAGATLGGKKVTKPSYKTMAYFDTEKNGFRCFKVENLICAI is encoded by the coding sequence ATGGAAAAGAAAAATAATTTCCGCGTGAGAGTGATGAAGTATGCATGGCAACTCTGGAAAGCCACCAAGCAGGCGTGGCGCATCTGCATGATAAAAGCGTGGCAGCTCTACCGCCTCGCGAAAGCCATGCGCGAGGGCGTGGTAACATTCTACTACACCAAAGCCGACGGCTCTATCCGTAAGGCTGTGGGCACTCTCAGAAATGTACCTGCCGGTGCCACACTCGGTGGTAAGAAAGTAACCAAACCGTCTTACAAGACTATGGCTTACTTTGACACCGAAAAGAACGGATTCCGCTGTTTCAAAGTAGAGAATCTAATCTGCGCAATCTGA
- a CDS encoding DUF3846 domain-containing protein, which produces MELQPAKAYLITVGGDINEIFPENGETFELEEAQAHVEGYIEIVHLTKNQIMIVNEEGKFDKEYNPIATGIADLHRALWSGDYICGNVVICPSPMLP; this is translated from the coding sequence ATGGAACTGCAACCTGCCAAAGCCTACCTTATCACCGTCGGGGGAGATATAAACGAAATCTTCCCCGAGAACGGGGAAACCTTTGAGCTTGAAGAGGCTCAGGCTCATGTCGAGGGCTATATTGAGATCGTACACCTCACCAAAAACCAGATTATGATTGTCAACGAAGAGGGCAAATTTGATAAAGAGTACAATCCGATAGCCACCGGAATTGCCGACCTCCACCGAGCATTGTGGAGTGGCGATTACATCTGCGGCAATGTGGTGATTTGCCCCTCTCCGATGCTCCCATAG